The Zootoca vivipara chromosome 16, rZooViv1.1, whole genome shotgun sequence genome has a segment encoding these proteins:
- the LOC118088999 gene encoding olfactory receptor 1361-like has translation MESENHTSQPDFILLGLSSGQEQDRLLLALFLTLYLLNLLGNLLIILLIRSDAQLLRAPMYFFLSHLSLVDVCFTSTTIPKMLRNLHTGHKNIAYAGCLAQMYFFVAFAITENFLLGSMAFDRFVAICQPLHYSLVMRPMRCHVMVFVAWLLAHLHSLLHTVLMSRLSFCSPRHIHHFFCDSQPLLVMACSEKNLSEILNFYEGGSIIIGNFVLILISYAFIFRAVLRVSSFQGRSKAFQTCASHLTVVTLFYGSAIGVYFRPLSSYSGDKDKIATVMYTVVTPMLNPFIYTLRNADMKAALHRALEKKVSS, from the coding sequence ATGGAAAGTGAGAACCACACCAGCCAGCCTGATTTCATCCTGCTGGGTTTGTCCAGTGGGCAAGAGCAGGACCGCCTTCTCTTGGCTCTCTTCCTCACCCTCTACCTGCTGAATTTGCTGGGGAACCTGCTGATTATCCTCCTGATCCGCTCCGATGCCCAGCTCCTCCGTgcccccatgtacttcttcctcagcCACCTCTCCTTGGTGGATGTTTGCTTCACTTCCACCACCATCCCCAAGATGTTGCGCAACCTTCACACGGGCCACAAGAACATCGCCTATGCTGGCTGCCTGGCCCAGATGTACTTCTTTGTGGCCTTTGCCATCACGGAGAACTTCCTCCTGGGCTCCATGGCCTTTGACCGCTTTGTGGCCATCTGCCAGCCCTTGCACTATTCCTTGGTGATGAGGCCCATGCGCTGTCATGTGATGGTGTTCGTTGCCTGGCTGCTGGCCCACCTCCACTCCTTGCTCCACACCGTGCTGATGTCCAGGCTCTCTTTCTGTTCCCCTCGCCACATCCACCATTTCTTCTGTGACTCCCAGCCTTTGCTGGTGATGGCTTGCTCCGAGAAGAACCTCAGCGAGATACTGAATTTCTACGAAGGCGGCAGCATTATAATAGGGAACTTTGTCCTCATCCTCATCTCCTATGCTTTCATCTTCCGAGCTGTGCTCCGGGTGTCTTCTTTCCAAGGCCGGAGCAAGGCCTTCCAAACCTGCGCATCTCACCTGACTGTGGTCACCCTCTTCTACGGCTCGGCGATCGGAGTCTACTTCCGACCCCTCTCCAGCTACTCTGGGGACAAGGACAAGATTGCCACCGTCATGTACACCGTGGTGACCCCTATGCTCAACCCTTTCATTTACACCCTGAGGAATGCAGACATGAAAGCTGCCCTTCACAGAGCATTGGAGAAA